The genomic window GATTCGGAGACCGGTAGATGGCGCCATGTCGCCAGGTTGACCGCCTCCGACGGCGAGCACAGTGATCAACTGGGGCATTCAGTATCCATTGACGGCGACACCGTGGCGGTCGGGGCTTGGCTGGACAGCACGGGCGATGACATCTTCCACGGTTCGGTGTACGTGTTCACCAAGCCAGCCAACGGCTGGGCCGACGCGACCGAGACCGCCAAACTGACAGCCTCCGATGGCGATGTCCTTGATCATCTAGGTATCTCCGTAGCTGTGGACGGTGACACCGTTGTGGCTGGGTCAAACGGACGCGCCCTCGACCCCTCTGCCACCCAACCAATCCACAATGCCGGAACCGTATACGTGTTCGTCAAGCCGACCACCGGCTGGGCCGACGCCAACGAAACGGCCCTGCTGACCGCCTCCGACGGCGAGCGCAGTGATGAGTTGGGGTATTCCGTATCCATTGACGGCGATACCGTGGTGGCTGGGGCCTGGAAGGACGACGTTTCGGGCGATGACAAGGGCTCGGCTTACGTGTTCGTCAAGCCCGTCGGCGGCTGGGCGGACGCCAGTGAAACGGCCAAACTGACCGCGTTGGACGGCGGGGATGGTGACAAATTGGGGCGCTCCGTTGCCGTGGACGGCGATACCGTGGTCGTCGGAGCATCAGGAGACGACGACGAAGGCAGCAATTCCGGCTCGGTCTATGTATACACCAAGCCCGCCACCGGCTGGGCAGACGCGACTGAGAACACCAAACTGACAGCCTCCGATGGCGCGTCGGGTGATATCTTGGGGTCCTCCGTAGCCGTGGACGGCGACACCGTGGTCGCCGGAAAGGCGGCGATTCCGGCTCGGTCTACGTGTTCACTAAAGACTCCGACGGCTGGAGCGAGAAGTTTAAGGTCACGGCCTCGGACGGAGCGGCAGATCATTACTTGGGGAGATCTGTAGCACTAGACGGCGACACGTTGGTCGCCGCGGCACCCAATGCCGACGGCATCGCCGTTGAATCCGGTTCGGCCTACGTTTTCGAGATCGGTGGGAACTGGACGGACATCTCCGGCAGCGGAGACGAGACCACCTCCCACACGATTGCCAACCTGCTCAACCGCACGGCCTATACCTACCGAGTCCGGGCGGTGAACGCCAGCGGCGAAGGCCCAGTATCCGAGGGCACAGCCGTCACCTCGAAGTGCTACAACGGCACAGCCGTGCCCAACCAAGCCAACGAGCTGGGCCTGGTGAAGGACTGCATAGCGCTGCTTGCGATGAAGAGCGATCTGCCCAGAGATGGGTGGCTGAACTGGAGCGCAAGCAGAGACATCCGCGATTGGAACAGAATCACCGTGGAGGACTCCCAGGACCGGGTTGTATTCCTCAACCTCTACTCGATGGGTCTAAGGGGACCCATCCCAGCCGCTGTCTACGAGCTCGACCGGCTCAGAGGCCTACACCTACACAAGAACGAGCTGACCGGCCCCATTTCCAAAAGGATCGGCGACTTCACCGACATGATGGACATCTACCTATCCCAGAACCAGCTTACCGGCTCCATACCTGAAGAGATCGGCGACCTCAACCATATCCAGCAGCTGCATCTGTCGCAGAACCAGCTTACCGGCTCCATACCTGAAGAGATCGGCGACCTCACCAAGCTCAGAGGTCTCACCCTGCATGCCAACGAGCTATCCGGCTCCATACCGACCGAGATCGGCAACCTCACTAAGCTCGGTCAGCTCAATCTAAGTTCGAACGAGCTGTCCGGGTCCATACCGACCGAGATCGGCAACCTCACGAGTCTCAGGGGTCTCACACTGGGCGGCAACGAGCTATCCGGGTCCATACCTGTGGAGATTGGTAACCTGACGAAGTTGGAGAATCTGGTGCTTAGCGGGAACGGCCTGTCCGGCGGCATACCTGCCGAGATAGGCAACCTGCCAAAGCTCAAATACCTCTGGCTCGGCTGGAATGATCTATCCGGCTCCATACCGAGCGAAATCGGGGATCTCACCAAGCTCAGAACTCTCGATCTCAGCTCAGCCGGACTGAGCGGCGAAATACCGGTGGAGCTCGGCAACCTTGACGAACTCGAAGGTCTGTACCTCTCGGATAACGACCTGGTCGGCCCGGTACCGGCTGTCATCGGGACCCTGGATGAGCTTGAGCGGCTTTACCTCGACGGCAACTCCCTGGCCGGTGGGCTGCCGCGGGCACAGGGAAGCCTTCCCAGCCTGGAGGAGACCAGGATCGACTACGTCGAAGGCAACACCTACCCGTTGGTGAGGATGCCCAGCGACGTCAGCTGGACGCTGGTCAATAGGGACGCGGACCAGTTCTCCATCGACTCCTCCGGTCGGTTGACTTTCAATTCGGCGCCCGACTTCGACAATCCGACCGACGCCAACGAAAACAAGGTATACGAG from Dehalococcoidia bacterium includes these protein-coding regions:
- a CDS encoding fibronectin type III domain-containing protein produces the protein MFTKDSDGWSEKFKVTASDGAADHYLGRSVALDGDTLVAAAPNADGIAVESGSAYVFEIGGNWTDISGSGDETTSHTIANLLNRTAYTYRVRAVNASGEGPVSEGTAVTSKCYNGTAVPNQANELGLVKDCIALLAMKSDLPRDGWLNWSASRDIRDWNRITVEDSQDRVVFLNLYSMGLRGPIPAAVYELDRLRGLHLHKNELTGPISKRIGDFTDMMDIYLSQNQLTGSIPEEIGDLNHIQQLHLSQNQLTGSIPEEIGDLTKLRGLTLHANELSGSIPTEIGNLTKLGQLNLSSNELSGSIPTEIGNLTSLRGLTLGGNELSGSIPVEIGNLTKLENLVLSGNGLSGGIPAEIGNLPKLKYLWLGWNDLSGSIPSEIGDLTKLRTLDLSSAGLSGEIPVELGNLDELEGLYLSDNDLVGPVPAVIGTLDELERLYLDGNSLAGGLPRAQGSLPSLEETRIDYVEGNTYPLVRMPSDVSWTLVNRDADQFSIDSSGRLTFNSAPDFDNPTDANENKVYEVCIADSSVTTSDCWYWTSGLKLEVTVTASTAEEVPAAPSDFVAATTARAQFTLSWGGQTASTLRYQLSVNDEDFSDISGSSGGTTETTLTGLNYGQEYKFEVRAVNAIGTGAESTVSATMGLLAGSVLVSSMEQHGYFASTNDVRVTQGFKTGKNGHGYLLKGIDLNVYTAPGEGTLTVKIRRANSSGDPGDDLYTLTNPDSLATGVRYFAAPE
- a CDS encoding FG-GAP repeat protein, giving the protein EGFATEGLNGAAHVFTRDSETGRWRHVARLTASDGEHSDQLGHSVSIDGDTVAVGAWLDSTGDDIFHGSVYVFTKPANGWADATETAKLTASDGDVLDHLGISVAVDGDTVVAGSNGRALDPSATQPIHNAGTVYVFVKPTTGWADANETALLTASDGERSDELGYSVSIDGDTVVAGAWKDDVSGDDKGSAYVFVKPVGGWADASETAKLTALDGGDGDKLGRSVAVDGDTVVVGASGDDDEGSNSGSVYVYTKPATGWADATENTKLTASDGASGDILGSSVAVDGDTVVAGKAAIPARSTCSLKTPTAGARSLRSRPRTERQIITWGDL